The Dyadobacter sandarakinus DNA window ATCCATCCTTCCGACAATGTGATCGTTGCGCTCCGTGACCTTGCTCCCGGTTCCGCCGTGCAATGGGAAGGGCAGCCGTATACGCTGCAATACGGCGTTTCGGCCAAGCACAAGTTTGTTACTGAGGACATTGCGCCCGGCGGCGCAGTGATCATGTACGGCGTACTCGTAGGCCGCGCCACGCAGCTGATCAAAAAGGGTGAGCCAATAACAACTTTCAATCTCAAACACGACGCGCACGATTACAGTACTTCGAGGCGCCAGCCCTATTCGTATGTGCAGCCTAACGTAAGTAAATGGCAGCACCGTACATTCAAAGGTTACCACCGCGAAGACGGCCGCGTAGGGACCTATAATTACTGGCTGGTCGTTCCGCTTGTTTTCTGTGAAAACCGGAATGTACTGATCATGAAAGATGCCTTTGAGCGGGAGCTCGGCTATGCCCAGACAGACATTTACCGGGAGCACGTGCGTGACTTTCTGCATTTATATAAGTCCGGTGACCTGCGTACCCTGAAAAGTATGGAGGCATTTACCGAAAGACCACCCGTACGCAAGACAGTTGAGCGTCCTTTTGCGCATGTGGATGGTGTTAAATTCCTGACTCATGAAGGCGGCTGCGGAGGTACCCGGCTGGATGCCAATACACTGTGCTCACTTTTTGCTTCCTATGCGGTACATCCCAATGTGGCAGGCATCACCGTATTGAGTCTCGGCTGCCAGAACTCCGAGCTGAAAACACTGGAAGATGAAATCCGTAAACGTGATGCGCATTTTAATAAGCCTTTTTATGCATTTGAACACCAGAAAGGCACCGAGTACTCGCTGATGTCAGGTGCCATCAAGGAAACTTTCCTGGGCCTGACCAAGATCAATGAGTTCGAAAGGTCGGATGCGCCTTTGTCCAAATTGTCCGTAGGATTAAAATGCGGCGGCTCGGATGGTTTTTCGGGTATTTCGGCCAACCCTGTGCTCGGGCATTTGTCCGATATCGTCGTAGGACTGGGTGGACAGACCCTTCTGGCTGAGTTTCCTGAACTGAACGGGGTAGAGCAGGAGTTGCTCAACCGCTGTGTGACGGAAGAAAAAGCTGCAAAGTTTGAAAAGCTGATGCGTGATTATGCTGGCAAAGCCGAGGCCGTGGGTTCTGCATTTGCATTCAACCCGTCGCCGGGAAATATCAAGGATGGTTTGATCACGGATGCGATCAAATCTGCGGGTGCTGCCAAAAAAGGCGGGAACGCGTACATCTCCGATGTGCTGAACTATACCGAAAGAGCTTCCGAGTCGGGCCTGCACCTGGTTTGTACGCCGGGTAATGATGTAGAAGCTACCACCGGGCAAACCGCCGCAGGTGCCAATATCATCCTTTTTACTACCGGCCTGGGAACGCCTACCGGCAACCCGATCTGCCCGGTAGCCAAAGTAGCAACGAATTCAACCCTTGCTGCCCGCATGCCCGACGTGATCGATTTTGATTGCGGACCTGTGGTGGATGGTACGCAGACCCTGGAACAAAACGCTGATAATCTGCTGGAATACGTTATTAAAGTGGCCAGTGGAGAGCTGACCAAAGCGCAGCAGCTCGGGCAGGATGATTTTATCCCGTGGAAACGCGGTGTGTCTTTGTAAGAGTAAAGAGCAAAGACCAGCAACTTTTCTCGTCAATATAACTGGTAAAGCATGTTTGATTTAAGTGGTAAAACGGCGCTCGTAACGGGCGGAGCAAGTGGGATTGGCCTGGCTATTTCCCAAACTTTCGCCAAACAGGGCGCATTCGTACATATTCTGGAACTCAATATTGATCTGGCTCGGCAGGTAGCCGATGGTATTGTGGCCGATGGCGGCCAGGCCGAAGCCCACGCTGTGGATATTTCCAAGCAGGCCGACGTGATCAACGTGGTCAATGCGATTGCGACTGCGGGGCCCATCCATATCCTGGTCAACAATGCAGGGATTGCGCATGTGGGTAAAGCAGACACTACCAGCGAGATCGATTTTGACCGCATTATGAGTGTGAATGTAAAAGGGGTTTATAACTGTCTGCTCGCAACGATCCCGCATCTGAAAAGCAATGGGGGAGGGGTGATCCTGAAC harbors:
- a CDS encoding UxaA family hydrolase, which translates into the protein MASQILKIHPSDNVIVALRDLAPGSAVQWEGQPYTLQYGVSAKHKFVTEDIAPGGAVIMYGVLVGRATQLIKKGEPITTFNLKHDAHDYSTSRRQPYSYVQPNVSKWQHRTFKGYHREDGRVGTYNYWLVVPLVFCENRNVLIMKDAFERELGYAQTDIYREHVRDFLHLYKSGDLRTLKSMEAFTERPPVRKTVERPFAHVDGVKFLTHEGGCGGTRLDANTLCSLFASYAVHPNVAGITVLSLGCQNSELKTLEDEIRKRDAHFNKPFYAFEHQKGTEYSLMSGAIKETFLGLTKINEFERSDAPLSKLSVGLKCGGSDGFSGISANPVLGHLSDIVVGLGGQTLLAEFPELNGVEQELLNRCVTEEKAAKFEKLMRDYAGKAEAVGSAFAFNPSPGNIKDGLITDAIKSAGAAKKGGNAYISDVLNYTERASESGLHLVCTPGNDVEATTGQTAAGANIILFTTGLGTPTGNPICPVAKVATNSTLAARMPDVIDFDCGPVVDGTQTLEQNADNLLEYVIKVASGELTKAQQLGQDDFIPWKRGVSL
- a CDS encoding SDR family NAD(P)-dependent oxidoreductase yields the protein MFDLSGKTALVTGGASGIGLAISQTFAKQGAFVHILELNIDLARQVADGIVADGGQAEAHAVDISKQADVINVVNAIATAGPIHILVNNAGIAHVGKADTTSEIDFDRIMSVNVKGVYNCLLATIPHLKSNGGGVILNMASIAATVGIPDRFAYSTAKGAVYSMTLSVARDYLADNIRCNSISPARVHTPFVDGFIAKNYPGKEAEMFEKLSKTQPIGRMAKPEEIGAMALYLCSDEAGFITGCDYLIDGGFEKLNN